In the Glycine max cultivar Williams 82 chromosome 19, Glycine_max_v4.0, whole genome shotgun sequence genome, GCTTCCAAGCTAAGATCAGTGGGGTACTCAACCCCGGTGAAATTGTAAAAGACATGTGGGTTGCTACCACCAACTAAAACTCTTCCATCTCTCAATAACACCGCTGAAGAGTGATATAACCTAGGTCTTGACGCTGGTGCCATCACACTAAACCGATTCACCGTCTCCGATGGCCGGAATAACACAGGCGTCAAGACCGGGTCATGGCCATGTTCCCACCCGGCGGTCCCGGCCCCTACGCCGTTAGTTATAACGACATCTCCATTAGGGAGAAGAAGCATGTCTCCCATAGCTCTTGGCATTGGCATGTTCTCCATAACCCAATTAGGGTTAGGGTCAGTGACTTTGATCCTCCCGCACGTGCCAAGGGCTTGCACGAAGTTCCCACGTGCGGCACTCTCAAACGAGCCACGTGGCGCTCCGCCGCACACCACAACTTCAGCTTCGAGGGAAGCTAAGTTTTCGTCTAGTGGGAGAAGAACGGAAGAACCCGAGCTAGGGTAGTTACGAGGATCACCACCTGGGATTGGAGGAAACTCTTTGATCACACTGTTTTGTTTGTAGTCGAATAACACGGATTTTGTGTTGGCGAAGATGAATAGGTTTCCATCGGGTAAAAGGTGCACGAAAgggtataaattattttcacttcTATCGCTGGTTTGTTGGAGAAAGTTAAGTGGAATAGACGAGGGAGAACTGTTAGGGCTAGGTGTTTTAGGTAAGAATTCATAGTTGAATTGTCTTCTACCTCCAACAACAATTACACGAGCATCTGGGAGTATTTGGTTCGTTGCATACCATCGTCTTTGTGACAACAAACCTGGGAATTCGACCCAATCGCATGTTTCATCGAAGCATGGGGTGAACATGCGAATGCTACGTTCACCGTCGTTGTAGCCACCGGTTTGGATCAATGTGCCGTTGGGGAGAACCGAGCCCGAGGAACACCAGGTGTCAGTTTGAATCATTAAGGGTCGAAGAGTGTTTGTGGGTACATCGTATAGTACGGAGTGAGCGGAACAATCAACTTTTAGGGCAATGTCGTTGGGGTCCATGCGGCAACGGCCATTGGAAAGAGGGAGGTACGAGTGGCCAAAATCGGTTCGGTCGAACATGAT is a window encoding:
- the LOC100777054 gene encoding aldehyde oxidase GLOX encodes the protein MSTITIMILIPFILASLFPYFEAQTLSSTFANQGQWNLVQPSVGISAMHMQLLHNDKIIMFDRTDFGHSYLPLSNGRCRMDPNDIALKVDCSAHSVLYDVPTNTLRPLMIQTDTWCSSGSVLPNGTLIQTGGYNDGERSIRMFTPCFDETCDWVEFPGLLSQRRWYATNQILPDARVIVVGGRRQFNYEFLPKTPSPNSSPSSIPLNFLQQTSDRSENNLYPFVHLLPDGNLFIFANTKSVLFDYKQNSVIKEFPPIPGGDPRNYPSSGSSVLLPLDENLASLEAEVVVCGGAPRGSFESAARGNFVQALGTCGRIKVTDPNPNWVMENMPMPRAMGDMLLLPNGDVVITNGVGAGTAGWEHGHDPVLTPVLFRPSETVNRFSVMAPASRPRLYHSSAVLLRDGRVLVGGSNPHVFYNFTGVEYPTDLSLEAFSPPYLALDFDPVRPTIRYITNNNVLGYRVFCYVTFTVPNFASASEVSVKIVAPSFTTHSFGQNQRMVVLKLSGVTYLAGEAYYATVVGPSTAEIAPPGYYLLFVVHKGVPSSGSWVQVM